From one Streptomyces sp. ICC1 genomic stretch:
- a CDS encoding urease accessory UreF family protein — protein MSTTSTPPGASPVQALLVSLQLTDSAFPSGFYTLSHGLEGYAQAKAVTPEGVPELLADLLRHSVGPSDATALALAHRAALAGDWDALAETDQRLHATKLNEGLRRAATRTGRQLLDIARECVGGEPLERYASLVAAKRAPGSQAVAAGVAYAAAGVPAEQALVSDLFAYSASFTGAALRLRLTDHRKAQVILRGIAPVIEEVAGAALRRELADLGGCVPMADVMSGRHERAEARLFAT, from the coding sequence ATGAGCACCACCTCGACCCCGCCGGGCGCCTCGCCGGTCCAGGCCCTCCTGGTCAGCCTCCAGCTGACCGACTCGGCCTTCCCCAGCGGCTTCTACACCCTCTCCCACGGCCTGGAGGGCTACGCCCAGGCCAAGGCCGTGACCCCCGAGGGCGTACCGGAGCTGCTGGCCGACCTGCTGCGGCACTCGGTGGGACCCTCCGACGCCACCGCGCTGGCGCTGGCCCACCGGGCCGCGCTGGCCGGCGACTGGGACGCGCTCGCCGAGACCGACCAGCGGCTGCACGCGACCAAGCTGAACGAGGGGCTGCGCCGCGCCGCGACCCGTACCGGCCGCCAGCTGCTGGACATCGCCCGCGAGTGCGTCGGCGGCGAGCCGCTGGAGCGGTACGCCTCGCTCGTCGCCGCCAAGCGGGCCCCCGGCTCACAGGCGGTGGCCGCCGGGGTCGCGTACGCGGCCGCCGGCGTCCCGGCCGAACAGGCCCTGGTCAGCGACCTGTTCGCCTATTCGGCCAGTTTCACCGGGGCGGCGCTGCGGCTGCGGCTCACGGACCACCGCAAGGCGCAGGTCATCCTGCGGGGCATCGCGCCCGTCATCGAGGAGGTGGCGGGGGCGGCCCTGCGACGCGAACTCGCCGATCTGGGCGGGTGCGTTCCGATGGCGGACGTGATGTCGGGCCGTCACGAGCGCGCCGAGGCACGGCTGTTCGCCACCTGA
- the ureC gene encoding urease subunit alpha, with product MAVLSRKQYTDLFGPTVGDRFHLADTNLVVEVEKDHNEGHYGDEAVYGGGKGIRDGMGQDPQATNLQGALDLVITNVVVMDAILGVVKGDLGIKDGLIAGLGKAGNPHTQSGVHPKLVIGPGTEVISGEHLIATAGGIDSHIHFIAPQQAEHGLSNGITTMIGGGTGPSDGTNGTTCTPGPWNIGRMYQAVEDLPVNVGLLGKGNGSLPEALIEQVEAGVCGLKVHEDWGTTPAALSRALDVADTYDVQVAVHTDTLNESGFFEDTRSAIDGRTIHTFHTEGAGGGHAPDIMRVAGEPNVLPSSTNPTLPYTVNSVDELLDMVMVCHHLSHDIPEDVSFADSRVRAETIAAETVLHDEGVISIFSSDSQAMGRIGESWTRAFQTAHHCKDQRGKLDGDTERNDNFRVLRYLAKITINPAIATGTAEHIGSLETGKLADIVLWPIGSFAAKPKMVIKGGLINWALMGDPNASLPTPQPVYYRPMFGAYGKARQATRVSFMSQAAIDLGVPQKLGLDSKVLPVRHCRTVGKQHMVRNDALPVIAVDPETYKVTLDGVPATIEPARELPLNHLFYLA from the coding sequence ATGGCTGTCCTGAGCCGCAAGCAGTACACCGACCTGTTCGGACCCACCGTCGGGGACCGCTTCCACCTGGCGGACACCAACCTGGTCGTCGAGGTCGAGAAGGACCACAACGAGGGCCACTACGGCGACGAGGCCGTCTACGGCGGCGGCAAGGGCATCCGCGACGGCATGGGGCAGGATCCGCAGGCCACCAACCTGCAGGGTGCCCTGGACCTGGTCATCACCAACGTCGTGGTCATGGACGCGATCCTCGGCGTGGTCAAGGGCGACCTCGGTATCAAGGACGGCCTCATCGCGGGCCTCGGCAAGGCCGGCAACCCGCACACGCAGTCCGGGGTCCACCCCAAGCTGGTCATCGGGCCGGGCACCGAGGTGATCTCGGGCGAGCACCTGATCGCCACGGCCGGCGGCATCGACTCCCACATCCACTTCATCGCCCCGCAGCAGGCCGAACACGGCCTGTCCAACGGCATCACCACCATGATCGGCGGCGGCACCGGCCCCTCCGACGGCACCAACGGCACCACCTGCACGCCGGGCCCGTGGAACATCGGCCGGATGTACCAGGCGGTCGAGGACCTGCCGGTCAACGTGGGCCTGCTGGGCAAGGGCAACGGCTCGCTGCCGGAAGCACTGATCGAACAGGTCGAGGCGGGCGTCTGCGGCCTGAAGGTCCACGAGGACTGGGGCACCACCCCGGCCGCGCTGAGCAGGGCCCTGGACGTGGCCGACACCTACGACGTGCAGGTCGCCGTCCACACCGACACCCTCAACGAGTCCGGCTTCTTCGAGGACACCCGCTCCGCCATCGACGGGCGCACCATCCACACCTTCCACACCGAAGGCGCGGGCGGCGGCCACGCCCCCGACATCATGCGCGTCGCCGGCGAGCCCAACGTGCTGCCGTCCTCGACGAACCCGACGCTGCCGTACACCGTCAACTCCGTCGACGAACTCCTCGACATGGTGATGGTCTGCCACCACCTCTCCCACGACATCCCCGAAGACGTCTCCTTCGCCGACTCCCGCGTCCGCGCCGAGACGATCGCCGCCGAGACCGTCCTGCACGACGAAGGCGTCATCTCGATCTTCTCCTCCGACTCCCAGGCCATGGGCCGCATCGGAGAATCCTGGACCCGCGCCTTCCAGACCGCTCACCACTGCAAGGACCAGCGCGGCAAGCTCGACGGCGACACCGAGCGCAACGACAACTTCCGCGTCCTGCGCTACCTCGCCAAGATCACGATCAACCCGGCGATCGCCACCGGCACCGCCGAGCACATCGGCTCCCTGGAGACCGGCAAGCTCGCCGACATCGTGCTCTGGCCGATCGGCTCCTTCGCCGCCAAGCCGAAGATGGTCATCAAGGGCGGACTGATCAACTGGGCGCTCATGGGCGACCCCAACGCCTCGCTGCCGACCCCCCAACCGGTGTACTACCGGCCGATGTTCGGCGCGTACGGCAAGGCCAGGCAGGCCACCCGCGTCTCCTTCATGTCGCAGGCCGCGATCGACCTCGGCGTGCCGCAGAAGCTGGGCCTGGACAGCAAGGTCCTGCCGGTGAGGCACTGCCGTACGGTCGGCAAGCAGCACATGGTCCGCAACGACGCCCTGCCCGTGATCGCCGTCGACCCGGAAACGTACAAGGTCACCCTGGACGGGGTGCCCGCGACCATCGAGCCGGCCCGCGAACTGCCCCTGAACCACCTGTTCTACCTGGCATGA
- a CDS encoding urease subunit beta, with translation MSGGAKYLYGEGTVEINSGRRKAKVTVSNTGDRAVQVGSHYHFFEVNRALDFDRNAAYGMHLDLPSGTGVRFEPGDTREVELTAYSGHGRIIGFSSLTDGGLGSTDTRIRALRRAVELGFKGARIEDVHAEPAPRAAGAGDGDGSKTGSGSGSGSGKKSKSHKKGDK, from the coding sequence ATGTCCGGTGGCGCAAAATACCTCTACGGCGAAGGCACCGTAGAGATCAACTCCGGCCGCCGCAAGGCCAAGGTCACCGTCTCCAACACCGGTGACCGAGCGGTCCAGGTGGGCTCGCACTACCACTTCTTCGAGGTCAACCGCGCCCTCGACTTCGACCGCAACGCGGCCTACGGCATGCACCTCGACCTTCCCTCCGGCACCGGCGTGCGCTTCGAGCCGGGCGACACCCGCGAGGTCGAACTCACCGCGTACAGCGGCCACGGCCGCATCATCGGCTTCAGCTCGCTCACCGACGGCGGCCTCGGCTCCACCGACACCCGCATCCGCGCGCTGCGCCGGGCGGTCGAGCTCGGCTTCAAGGGCGCCCGCATCGAGGACGTCCACGCCGAGCCCGCACCCCGCGCGGCCGGCGCCGGAGACGGCGACGGATCCAAGACGGGCAGCGGCAGCGGCAGCGGCAGCGGCAAGAAGAGCAAGTCCCACAAGAAGGGCGACAAGTAG
- a CDS encoding urease subunit gamma has product MNLAPREMDKLWIYVVADLARKRRERGVKLNYSEACALISEGILEGARDGKTVAECMELGKQLVSASDVMSGVREMLPLLQVEAAFVDGTKLVSCHDPVGA; this is encoded by the coding sequence ATGAATCTCGCTCCCCGTGAGATGGACAAGCTCTGGATCTACGTCGTGGCCGACCTGGCCCGCAAGCGGCGCGAGCGGGGCGTCAAGCTCAACTACAGCGAGGCCTGCGCCCTGATCAGCGAGGGCATCCTGGAGGGCGCCCGCGACGGCAAGACCGTCGCCGAGTGCATGGAGCTCGGCAAGCAGCTCGTCTCCGCCTCCGACGTCATGTCCGGCGTACGGGAGATGCTGCCGCTGCTCCAGGTCGAGGCCGCCTTCGTGGACGGCACCAAGCTCGTCTCCTGCCACGACCCCGTCGGCGCCTGA
- a CDS encoding urea transporter, translated as MRGVAQVDFMPNAITGILFLAALAAAGWQYALYGLLGAVVGTGTAYAFGIDREIVSAGLRGFNGTLVSLGFAVFLGWDHLSTLLLAIGGSITVVVVTSALATILGTWNIPTFTAPFCIIASVMTIAAPGFSRVWHSGPDLAALPDSATGTTALSWDQLWHAFLSNVGQIFFMPQWYVGLIFLAGIFVADRWAGAMACVGSATAIFVAWAMGSPSDGVSQGLMGYSSVLVAMALCGVFLVRSAWSFGFAVLGAAAATGLTAAMTAFFAPFGGHTFTWPFVLTTLVFVAAVPAIPRLRRT; from the coding sequence CTGCGGGGTGTCGCGCAGGTCGATTTCATGCCCAATGCGATCACGGGCATCCTCTTCCTCGCCGCCCTCGCCGCCGCCGGCTGGCAGTACGCGCTCTACGGCCTCCTGGGCGCCGTCGTCGGAACCGGCACCGCCTACGCCTTCGGCATCGACCGCGAGATCGTCTCGGCCGGGCTGCGCGGTTTCAACGGCACCCTGGTCTCGCTCGGGTTCGCCGTGTTCCTCGGGTGGGACCACCTGTCCACCCTGCTGCTCGCGATCGGCGGCAGCATCACCGTCGTGGTCGTCACCTCGGCGCTCGCCACGATCCTCGGCACGTGGAACATCCCCACGTTCACCGCGCCGTTCTGCATCATCGCGAGCGTCATGACGATCGCCGCGCCCGGCTTCTCCCGGGTCTGGCACAGCGGACCCGACTTGGCGGCGCTCCCCGATTCCGCCACCGGGACCACCGCCCTGAGCTGGGACCAGCTCTGGCACGCCTTCCTCTCCAATGTCGGCCAGATCTTCTTCATGCCGCAGTGGTACGTCGGGCTGATCTTCCTGGCAGGCATCTTCGTGGCCGACCGCTGGGCCGGCGCCATGGCCTGTGTCGGCAGCGCAACCGCCATCTTCGTGGCCTGGGCGATGGGTTCGCCCTCCGACGGGGTGTCGCAGGGGCTCATGGGCTACAGCAGCGTGCTCGTCGCCATGGCCCTGTGCGGGGTGTTCCTCGTCCGCTCCGCCTGGAGCTTCGGCTTCGCCGTGCTGGGCGCCGCGGCCGCGACGGGCCTGACGGCGGCCATGACCGCGTTCTTCGCCCCGTTCGGCGGGCACACCTTCACCTGGCCGTTCGTCCTGACCACGCTCGTCTTCGTCGCCGCGGTCCCGGCGATCCCCCGGCTGCGGCGCACCTGA
- a CDS encoding tellurite resistance/C4-dicarboxylate transporter family protein produces MRVSAGARWWAELSPAAGAAVMASGIISVGLHLIGRGTLSLAALAVCAVLWCLLAADFAARLLGDRRRFRSEADTPAALTAVAATTVLGARLSLLGWHEVAAALLVLAAALWPGLLFAVLKHWGRRMPGAAFLVCVATQGLAVLAGSLAATTGQDWLDRAALAAFCLGLLLYAEALVRFDFRQVVSGAGDHWVAGGALAITALAAAGLTASPVWTGWAHAGLRTVTLAALGLSLAWYVVLMAAEALAPRPRYDTRRWSSVFPLGMTATACLSAADPTGVGWLRPLGEVLLWIAVGAWLLTFAAFLLSRPGRAAGAPDGSR; encoded by the coding sequence ATGCGAGTTTCCGCGGGCGCCCGCTGGTGGGCCGAGCTGTCGCCGGCCGCCGGGGCCGCCGTCATGGCGTCGGGGATCATCTCGGTCGGCCTGCACCTGATCGGCCGCGGCACCCTGTCGCTCGCGGCCCTCGCCGTCTGCGCGGTGCTGTGGTGCCTGCTCGCGGCCGATTTCGCGGCCCGGCTGCTGGGCGACCGGCGGCGCTTCCGGTCCGAGGCCGACACCCCTGCGGCGCTCACCGCCGTCGCCGCCACGACCGTCCTCGGTGCCCGGCTCTCCCTGCTGGGATGGCACGAGGTCGCGGCGGCCCTGCTGGTGCTGGCCGCCGCGCTCTGGCCCGGGCTGCTGTTCGCCGTACTGAAGCACTGGGGGCGGCGGATGCCCGGCGCGGCCTTCCTCGTCTGCGTGGCCACCCAGGGGCTCGCCGTCCTGGCCGGCAGCCTGGCCGCGACCACCGGGCAGGACTGGCTGGACCGGGCCGCGCTGGCCGCCTTCTGCCTGGGACTGCTGCTCTACGCCGAGGCCCTCGTCCGCTTCGACTTCCGTCAGGTCGTCTCCGGCGCGGGCGACCACTGGGTGGCCGGCGGGGCGCTGGCCATCACGGCCCTCGCCGCGGCCGGACTCACGGCGTCACCCGTGTGGACGGGTTGGGCGCACGCGGGGCTGCGTACCGTCACCCTGGCCGCCCTCGGCCTCTCCCTGGCCTGGTACGTCGTCCTCATGGCCGCCGAGGCGCTCGCGCCGCGCCCGCGCTACGACACCCGGCGCTGGTCGAGCGTCTTCCCGCTCGGGATGACGGCCACCGCCTGCCTCTCCGCCGCCGACCCGACCGGCGTGGGGTGGCTGCGCCCCCTCGGCGAGGTGCTGCTCTGGATCGCGGTCGGGGCCTGGCTGCTGACCTTCGCGGCCTTCCTGCTGTCCCGGCCGGGCCGGGCCGCCGGAGCGCCGGACGGCTCGCGGTGA